Proteins co-encoded in one Quercus robur chromosome 8, dhQueRobu3.1, whole genome shotgun sequence genomic window:
- the LOC126695943 gene encoding uncharacterized protein LOC126695943, whose protein sequence is MTCEPLFWLLKKVVPTVWNEQCQEAFEKIKNYLIKPPILVPLVPEKLLLLYLITMGIAIGALLAQYLEESRKENVIYYINKKMLAYEEKYSPLEKKCVALVWANRKFRYYMLAFKGVIADHLAHCSPEETEEIQGDFLDEDIMGIEVESWKMYFDGATNQNRSGIGVLLISPKGTHIPFYGRLNFPTTNNATEFEACIRGLQAALGLRVKELEVYGDLALIISQIQNRWKIKEEMLMPYHECLQKWTSKFNMIQYQYVPKM, encoded by the exons ATGACATGTGAGCCACTTTTTTGGCTACTTAAGAAAGTAGTTCCCACAGTATGGAATGAACAATGCCAAGAAGCTtttgagaagattaagaatTATCTGATAAAGCCACCAATACTGGTTCCACTGGTACCTGAAAAGCTATTATTGTTGTATCTCATAACTATGGGTATAGCGATAGGGGCTTTGCTTGCTCAGTACCTAGAGGAGTCTAGGAAAGAGAATGTGATCTACTACATCAATAAAAAGATGCTGGCTTATGAAGAGAAGTATTCACCACTTGAGAAAAAATGTGTAGCACTTGTATGGGCAAACCGaaaatttagatattatatGCTTGCTTTCAAG GGAGTAATTGCTGATCACTTAGCCCACTGTTCACCTGAAGAAACTGAAGAGATCCAAGGTGACTTTTTAGATGAGGATATCATGGGGATCGAGGTAGAATCATGGAAGATGTATTTTGATGGAGCAACTAATCAAAATAGGAGTGGCATTGGAGTTCTCTTAATCTCTCCAAAAGGCACACACATCCCATTCTATGGTAGGCTAAACTTTCCTACCACTAATAATGCCACTGAATTCGAAGCTTGCATTAGGGGATTACAAGCAGCACTAGGTCTTAGGGTAAAAGAGTTGGAAGTATATGGTGATTTAGCCTTGATAATTTCTCAGATTCAAAATAGATGGAAGATCAAGGAAGAAATGCTAATGCCTTATCATGAATGTCTTCAGAAGTGGACCTCGAAATTCAACATGATCCAGTACCAATATGTGCCAAAAATGTAG